The Salicibibacter halophilus DNA window TTCGGAATACCCCGGCAAGACAGAGGCTTTTTTCCCGAACTATTTGCTGAAGGAATGGCTTGTCGGCGCTGTATTTCTCATCGGCTTTCTCTGTTTAACGGCCGCTCATCCGGCGCCGCTTGAACGGGAAGCGGACCCTACTGATACAAGCTATATCCCATTGCCGGACTGGTTTTTCCTGTTTTTGTACCAACTGCTAAAATACCAATATGCATCCGGTGACTTTGATGTTTTGGGGACGGTTGTTCTCCCCGGTCTCGCCTTCGGTGCCTTATTGTTGGCACCGTGGTTGGACAAAGGGCCGGAGCGAAGATTATCGCAACGGCCGATTGCAACCGCGATGATGACACTCGCCGTAGTGAGTGTGGTTTACCTAACCTGGGAATCGGTCGACCAGCATGACTGGGCAGCCGATGCAGAGCAGGCGGCCCTGGATGATGATGACATCTATGAAGTTGATCAAGCCCACGAGGGCTATGAGATCTATCAGTCACAGGGTTGTATATCCTGTCACGGGGAAAACTTGGAAGGGAACCCCGGAGTCAGAGGCCCGGATCTATATGAGCTACCTTATGACGTGGAAGGCGTTGCCGAAATTTCCGTCCACGGTATCGGAGAAATGCCGCCGGATATGTTTGATGGATCGGATGAAGAATTACAAGTTCTCTCCGAATACATTGTTGACGGGGGCGGCGTGAATGAAGAACTGGAATACTTGGATGAAGATGACGTCGACGCGGATGACATGGACGATGAAGAGGACGAGGACGAAGAAGATGCGGAAGAAGAAGCATAGTAACGATTGAAAAAAGCTGACATTGGTCAGCTTTTTTCACATCTAGCTATCGGATGAGGAGTGGCTGGTTTGCGAGTATTCATTGGTTTTTTAGCCCGTCCGTCCATGCTGTGGGTGTTATTATTGATTAATGGCGGGGGTACATTGTATGGATTTTATTGGTATGAAGGGCAACTTGCGCAAACACCGGGTTATTTTGTGCCTTTTGTGCCGGATAGTCCAACCGCCAGTTTGTTTTTCACCGGAGTTTTGGCGGCATTTCTTTTACGCAAACATATCGGATTATTGGAAGCTTTCGCGGCAGTCACGCTCATTAAATACGGCATTTGGGCGGTTGTCATGAATGCGGGTGCCGATCTTATGGGGGGGCGGTGAATTGGCAAAATTACATGCTGATTGCCTCTCATTTTGGTATGGCCTTGCAGGCGGTGTTGTTTTTGCCTTATTACCGCATTAAACCTTGGCATCTTGTCGTTGTAGGGATTTGGACGGTACATAACGATATTATTGATTATGTTTATGGGATGCACCCTTGGGTTAGTCCGGTTTTGATGCCTTATATCGACACAATAGGCTATTTTACTTTTTGGCTCGGGTTGGCAGCAATCGCGGTTGTTTACTTTTTCAATGTGCGCCATCACCGATACCGCCTATCTTTGCCCCGTTAACTGGTCTACTCTTGTCCTTTTTTTCATATGCTTTTTGATAAGAGGACAAGGGAGGGGGCTGTTCGGTGCGCGGCTGGTTAATCATGCTTGCGGCGGTGATCTTTCTCATAGGTATCGGCGCGGAGCAGGAAGAACAAGGACAGGAAGATTGGGCGTACATCGATGCCGAAGCCGAAGAAATCGTTACACTCGTTCAATCTGAAAATTACGAAGAAGGGCGTGCCCGTCTGCAGGCACTTGCTGATGATTTAACAGCAGCAGACTATGAAGCAATGGCATTGGATGTTCACGATATGGGCACGATTATAATGAGTTATGAACGCTTGGCAGGCGGGCTGACGGAGGTCTCGCTTGCTCGGGATGAACGGCTTGCAGAGGCGATGGGTTTTCATTATGCTGTTGATGCCGTCCTTCATCCGGAGAATCCGAAGTGGAAAGAAACAAGGCATGATGTGGAAGAACAATTGGCTCAGTTACGGGATGCCGCGTCAGAAGGGGGGAGTTCATTTCAACATGCGTGGAATGATTGGAGGAAAACATTTGAAATGATTCATCCTGCGGCAACGTTACGGTTGTCGCCATCCGAACGGGAAGAAGTACGGACGCTTGTTTCATTTATGGATGAGCATAGCCACCGTTTAAAAGATGAAAAGGAAGCGCAACCGTTTTTTGATGCGTTGGAAAAGCAAATGATCCGCTTATACGAAGGCGATATTGAGGAAAACGACCCATCCCTCATCACTGTCATTGCCATTGTTGGCGGGGCTATCCTGCTTTCGTTATCGTATGCCGGTTGGAAAAAATATCGGGGAGA harbors:
- a CDS encoding menaquinol-cytochrome c reductase cytochrome b/c subunit, coding for MHRGKGMRFVTDSRIPEREHRMENIPKDYSEYPGKTEAFFPNYLLKEWLVGAVFLIGFLCLTAAHPAPLEREADPTDTSYIPLPDWFFLFLYQLLKYQYASGDFDVLGTVVLPGLAFGALLLAPWLDKGPERRLSQRPIATAMMTLAVVSVVYLTWESVDQHDWAADAEQAALDDDDIYEVDQAHEGYEIYQSQGCISCHGENLEGNPGVRGPDLYELPYDVEGVAEISVHGIGEMPPDMFDGSDEELQVLSEYIVDGGGVNEELEYLDEDDVDADDMDDEEDEDEEDAEEEA
- a CDS encoding DUF1405 domain-containing protein codes for the protein MNWQNYMLIASHFGMALQAVLFLPYYRIKPWHLVVVGIWTVHNDIIDYVYGMHPWVSPVLMPYIDTIGYFTFWLGLAAIAVVYFFNVRHHRYRLSLPR
- a CDS encoding DUF1405 domain-containing protein, translated to MRVFIGFLARPSMLWVLLLINGGGTLYGFYWYEGQLAQTPGYFVPFVPDSPTASLFFTGVLAAFLLRKHIGLLEAFAAVTLIKYGIWAVVMNAGADLMGGR
- a CDS encoding sporulation protein YpjB, whose protein sequence is MRGWLIMLAAVIFLIGIGAEQEEQGQEDWAYIDAEAEEIVTLVQSENYEEGRARLQALADDLTAADYEAMALDVHDMGTIIMSYERLAGGLTEVSLARDERLAEAMGFHYAVDAVLHPENPKWKETRHDVEEQLAQLRDAASEGGSSFQHAWNDWRKTFEMIHPAATLRLSPSEREEVRTLVSFMDEHSHRLKDEKEAQPFFDALEKQMIRLYEGDIEENDPSLITVIAIVGGAILLSLSYAGWKKYRGEARRGGRRRDR